Proteins from a single region of Chloroherpeton thalassium ATCC 35110:
- a CDS encoding PKD domain-containing protein, producing the protein MMKLFFRASTFLFVLFFLTVTLYAQDVFLSISGQKASNLSGDTRHQHDYWLRPSKSAGSAILRVFDAGVSWGTADVVYGTVETQTTFAVYPVSAIYDVFGDSLSEKMRVYGNPNYSLTAQDEPVFRERWATIGELNPVGSPNGYILRVTTNDGNDVNAFKIMVAKSGNINTPSEDWVVVASDLTLGLYNFPPNLEVQLQPLRASEAPPEFDFLGEEAAILRLKDDFGHATNLTNLGDFWQPARAATENHWGLSISRIGQNNHFSVFGKEKKVFWILKPNIVKTPELPKVQVRQVPGSDCGSVRLTLIGYQRNVETVREPVWVFENEKIVGDSAEIYFGKPDDYMAEVWIPNEGMYFPKYWIHPFQVHINAPPKAVISYDVLSAAPGQQTSFSARNSSDAEDRNLSYRWFVEGTLRGKESVFNFSSKTPGKYSIILTVTDNATNSFCTSASDSVILTVNSQPYTEIRFPEEFARKETVVFVAEKDSDPDADKLSYKWQGSGVQSDDEERAVEIRHERHGVYSVSQTVDDNHGLANSKYTKTVSYRVNAEPEPRFSLPEQAAPNDVLKLSAASTTDADDKELDFAWQSSDWQSFKGRDIDISFLNPGDYKVTLTVDDGHNVSNSVQILTKNIHINAPPFPMITAQNSSTIARQVFSAKYSSDSDSEDLRYFWDFGDGEKDRGLEVVHTFQKSGIYTITLTVDDQEKQTNSVQKTTHRFRLHRYPVAKFDLPKYAEPKHAFAVDASASYAPDGNIRQYKWFVDNRFAATGKTANLQISTPGDHIVSLLVTDDSGFEDAKSLATEKIHVNFEPLPRWEVSLPVAAPEQWIAFDAGDSYDLDGRIQNYTWTFSDGAVESGRKVTRKFSESGKVDFTLTVDDGTGFENAVQNTTGSVLINSTPIIVAPKTIRSNSRRVKLDASESYDVDRQALNFEWILPDGSKRHEAAFYWDAPKTGGVYFVSLNVDDGKNLKNSRASHTVKVLVNRPPVAVTDTLVRACTGQTILFNGSRSFDPDGDALKVSWDFGDGTTSGETDPAHVYRKPGEYSVVIKLDDGFAPEPTLAVIPVIIGSSPLAIQSFADTTVCVQTMLDFDGSQSEYPSGIIGSYAWDFGDGETALGKTVQHAFSKPGTYKVILTVVSAEGSFTTTGCSKIGQSSSTVRVIAGPVADFNAKNWVAIGDTVYLDASPSTTTTRILSADWRILADKEGKGDSATAKLGTRVLHVFQKPGLYPVILTIRDDNQASCNTSSTVKNIRVNAAPELSWRVPKAVALGEQVLLDAARSLDPDGLITHYNWTLDDQMIGETPAVIKSFSEAGEHELKLTITDNSPTRTKSVSAKSSIFVNTSPKPTFVLPEKIYEYELLELQAKPEVDADGDRLSFSWQVDGSPYGYDETRFTGGRHTLQLVADDRRGLSNSKDSIFTEIHVIPSPELEADFPEHIVVGQTLSSERDWKRESIGFVVDGQLQPTYTLAQTGRVAVKLGWAPKGIILKDSFRYLTVWEPLRFTETPAPMVLVWNPANPTVILSVPGVNRPASKMPLFRWKRGAMVLGYGETQEVPLYKGTNTFTVEAYEPDVAGSKTVSVEIVVKTQ; encoded by the coding sequence ATGATGAAACTATTTTTTAGAGCATCTACATTTTTATTTGTTTTGTTTTTCCTAACGGTAACGCTTTATGCTCAAGATGTATTTTTGTCCATTTCCGGCCAAAAAGCTTCAAACCTGAGCGGCGATACGCGCCACCAGCACGATTATTGGCTTAGACCGTCAAAAAGCGCCGGAAGCGCCATTTTGCGCGTTTTTGATGCGGGCGTGAGTTGGGGAACAGCCGACGTCGTCTATGGAACAGTGGAAACTCAAACGACTTTTGCGGTTTATCCGGTCTCAGCGATTTATGATGTGTTTGGCGATAGTTTATCGGAAAAAATGCGCGTTTATGGAAATCCTAACTATTCCCTGACAGCTCAGGATGAACCGGTTTTCCGCGAGCGCTGGGCGACGATTGGCGAGCTAAATCCGGTCGGTTCTCCTAACGGCTATATTCTGCGTGTTACCACGAATGATGGAAACGATGTGAATGCCTTTAAAATCATGGTAGCTAAATCGGGAAACATCAACACGCCGAGCGAGGATTGGGTGGTGGTTGCCTCTGACCTAACGCTTGGTCTTTATAACTTTCCGCCCAATTTGGAAGTGCAACTTCAGCCATTGCGAGCATCTGAAGCGCCGCCCGAATTTGACTTTCTTGGCGAAGAAGCGGCTATTTTGCGATTGAAAGATGATTTTGGGCACGCCACAAACCTAACAAACTTGGGAGATTTTTGGCAGCCAGCACGAGCCGCTACGGAAAATCATTGGGGGCTTTCCATTTCGCGAATTGGCCAAAACAACCATTTTTCGGTTTTCGGCAAAGAAAAAAAGGTTTTTTGGATCTTGAAGCCGAATATTGTTAAAACGCCCGAGCTGCCGAAAGTTCAGGTGCGCCAGGTGCCCGGCAGCGATTGCGGCAGTGTTCGCCTAACGCTGATCGGTTATCAACGAAATGTTGAAACCGTGCGCGAGCCGGTTTGGGTTTTTGAAAATGAAAAAATAGTTGGAGATTCGGCGGAAATTTATTTTGGCAAGCCTGACGATTACATGGCTGAAGTTTGGATTCCTAACGAAGGCATGTATTTCCCCAAATATTGGATTCATCCGTTTCAGGTGCACATCAACGCGCCGCCAAAGGCTGTTATTTCGTACGACGTGCTCAGTGCGGCGCCTGGCCAGCAGACTTCGTTTTCTGCAAGAAATTCGAGTGATGCCGAAGATCGAAACTTATCCTATCGGTGGTTTGTGGAAGGAACGCTTCGTGGTAAGGAATCGGTTTTCAATTTTTCAAGCAAAACGCCTGGAAAGTATTCCATCATCCTAACGGTAACGGACAATGCGACGAACTCTTTTTGCACCTCAGCGAGTGACTCGGTAATCCTAACGGTTAATTCGCAACCTTACACCGAAATTCGATTCCCGGAAGAATTTGCACGAAAAGAGACCGTTGTGTTTGTCGCTGAAAAAGATAGTGATCCAGATGCCGATAAGCTTTCTTACAAATGGCAAGGTTCCGGCGTGCAAAGCGACGACGAGGAGCGAGCCGTGGAAATTCGCCACGAGCGGCATGGTGTTTATTCCGTTTCCCAAACGGTAGACGATAATCACGGCCTTGCAAATTCGAAATACACAAAAACCGTTAGTTACCGCGTGAATGCCGAGCCGGAGCCGCGTTTTTCCCTGCCTGAACAAGCTGCACCGAACGATGTTCTAAAGCTTTCTGCTGCCAGCACCACCGACGCAGATGATAAAGAGCTTGATTTTGCTTGGCAATCCTCCGATTGGCAATCGTTTAAGGGACGCGATATCGATATTTCGTTTTTAAATCCAGGCGATTATAAGGTCACCCTAACCGTTGATGATGGACATAATGTTTCAAATTCTGTTCAAATCCTAACGAAAAATATTCACATCAATGCGCCGCCTTTTCCAATGATCACGGCACAAAATAGTTCAACCATTGCGCGGCAAGTGTTTTCCGCAAAATATTCCTCCGACAGTGACAGCGAAGACTTGCGCTACTTCTGGGACTTTGGCGACGGCGAAAAAGATCGTGGCTTGGAAGTGGTGCACACATTTCAAAAAAGCGGGATTTATACTATTACCCTAACGGTTGATGATCAAGAAAAACAAACCAACAGCGTGCAGAAAACCACACATCGTTTTCGTTTGCATCGCTATCCAGTTGCGAAATTTGATTTGCCGAAATACGCTGAGCCAAAGCACGCTTTCGCAGTGGATGCGAGCGCGAGCTACGCGCCGGATGGCAATATTCGCCAGTACAAATGGTTTGTGGATAACCGTTTTGCGGCAACGGGGAAAACGGCAAACTTGCAAATTTCCACGCCGGGCGATCACATTGTTAGTTTGTTAGTTACAGATGACTCTGGCTTTGAGGATGCCAAAAGCCTGGCGACGGAAAAAATTCATGTGAATTTTGAACCGTTGCCGCGTTGGGAGGTTTCTTTGCCGGTGGCTGCGCCGGAGCAGTGGATTGCGTTCGATGCGGGCGATTCTTACGATTTGGACGGGCGCATTCAAAATTACACTTGGACATTTTCTGACGGTGCGGTCGAAAGCGGTCGAAAAGTTACGAGAAAGTTTTCTGAGTCAGGCAAGGTGGATTTTACCCTAACGGTTGATGATGGGACAGGTTTTGAGAACGCCGTGCAAAACACCACAGGCTCAGTGCTGATTAATAGCACGCCGATTATTGTGGCGCCAAAAACGATTCGCTCAAACTCGCGACGCGTGAAACTGGACGCTTCGGAAAGCTATGATGTTGATAGGCAAGCGCTCAATTTTGAGTGGATTTTGCCTGACGGTTCAAAACGCCATGAGGCTGCATTTTATTGGGATGCACCAAAAACGGGGGGCGTTTATTTTGTCAGTTTAAACGTCGATGATGGAAAAAATTTGAAAAATAGCCGAGCAAGCCACACGGTGAAGGTGCTGGTAAACAGGCCGCCGGTCGCGGTTACGGACACGCTTGTTAGGGCTTGCACCGGCCAAACGATTTTGTTTAACGGTTCGAGATCCTTCGATCCTGACGGCGACGCGCTGAAAGTCAGCTGGGATTTCGGCGACGGCACAACCTCTGGCGAAACAGATCCGGCGCATGTGTATCGAAAACCAGGCGAATACAGCGTGGTAATTAAGCTCGACGACGGCTTTGCGCCTGAGCCGACTTTGGCTGTCATTCCGGTGATTATTGGTAGTTCGCCGCTGGCGATTCAGTCCTTTGCCGATACCACGGTTTGCGTTCAAACCATGCTGGATTTTGATGGCAGCCAAAGCGAATATCCGTCGGGCATTATTGGCTCGTATGCCTGGGATTTTGGCGACGGGGAAACGGCGCTCGGCAAAACCGTGCAACATGCGTTTAGCAAGCCGGGCACGTATAAAGTGATCCTAACGGTTGTGAGCGCGGAAGGCAGTTTCACAACAACGGGATGCAGCAAAATTGGCCAATCATCTTCTACGGTGCGCGTGATTGCGGGGCCGGTTGCGGATTTCAACGCGAAAAATTGGGTTGCAATCGGCGATACGGTTTATTTGGATGCGAGCCCATCCACGACAACAACGCGCATTCTTTCCGCCGATTGGCGCATTTTGGCTGATAAAGAAGGCAAGGGCGACTCGGCAACGGCAAAGTTGGGAACGCGCGTTTTGCATGTGTTTCAAAAACCGGGACTTTATCCGGTTATCCTAACGATTCGTGATGATAATCAGGCGTCGTGCAATACCTCAAGCACGGTGAAAAATATTCGCGTCAATGCTGCGCCGGAGCTTAGCTGGCGCGTGCCGAAAGCGGTGGCGCTTGGCGAGCAAGTGCTGCTCGACGCCGCGCGTTCCCTTGACCCTGACGGTCTTATCACACATTACAATTGGACGCTCGACGACCAAATGATCGGTGAAACGCCGGCTGTCATCAAGTCATTTTCGGAGGCGGGCGAGCATGAATTAAAGCTCACCATTACCGACAACTCGCCAACGCGAACGAAATCCGTTTCAGCGAAAAGCTCTATTTTCGTGAATACGTCGCCGAAGCCGACGTTTGTTTTGCCGGAAAAAATTTATGAATATGAACTTCTCGAGCTTCAAGCCAAGCCGGAAGTCGATGCCGATGGCGATCGGTTGAGTTTTTCATGGCAAGTGGACGGCTCGCCTTACGGTTATGACGAAACCCGTTTTACTGGCGGGCGACACACGCTTCAACTGGTGGCAGACGATCGGCGCGGGCTAAGCAATTCCAAAGATTCTATTTTTACAGAAATTCATGTCATTCCGTCGCCGGAATTGGAGGCGGATTTTCCTGAACACATTGTTGTGGGGCAAACGCTTTCCTCGGAGCGCGATTGGAAGCGCGAGTCAATCGGCTTTGTGGTGGATGGGCAGCTTCAGCCGACCTACACGCTGGCGCAAACCGGGCGTGTGGCCGTAAAGTTGGGCTGGGCGCCAAAAGGCATCATTTTGAAAGATAGCTTCCGTTACCTGACAGTTTGGGAGCCGCTGCGCTTTACCGAAACGCCAGCGCCAATGGTTTTGGTCTGGAATCCGGCAAACCCAACTGTGATTTTGAGCGTGCCGGGTGTGAATCGTCCAGCAAGCAAAATGCCACTTTTCCGTTGGAAGCGCGGCGCTATGGTGCTGGGCTACGGGGAAACCCAAGAAGTGCCGC